A DNA window from Aureibaculum sp. 2308TA14-22 contains the following coding sequences:
- a CDS encoding NUDIX hydrolase, whose product MDFNSFLTQINKLQKMPLGGQESQFKMAPELRKQFSLKDIKDKNPRESAVLALFYPDSNYSTRVLMTERSNYKGVHSAQISFPGGKKDKNDRGLIYTALRETEEEVGVDKDNVTVIRELSKTYIPPSNFWVYPFVGYTDKTPYFIKNYEVESIIEVLVSDLIDDNSLSTKNLTTSYMKNIDVPCFKLNGYIVWGATAMILSEIKDLVKCINS is encoded by the coding sequence ATGGACTTCAACTCCTTTTTAACACAAATAAATAAACTACAGAAAATGCCTTTAGGTGGACAGGAATCACAATTTAAAATGGCTCCTGAATTAAGAAAACAATTCTCGTTAAAAGACATTAAAGATAAAAACCCAAGAGAATCAGCAGTATTAGCTTTATTCTATCCTGATAGTAATTATAGCACTAGAGTTTTAATGACAGAAAGATCGAATTATAAAGGGGTACATTCCGCTCAAATCAGTTTTCCAGGAGGTAAGAAAGATAAAAATGATAGGGGTTTAATCTACACTGCCTTAAGAGAAACCGAAGAAGAAGTTGGTGTTGATAAAGATAACGTTACGGTTATAAGAGAATTATCAAAAACCTATATACCTCCAAGCAATTTTTGGGTATATCCTTTTGTAGGTTATACAGACAAAACTCCCTATTTTATAAAAAATTACGAAGTAGAATCTATAATTGAGGTTTTAGTAAGCGACTTAATTGATGACAACTCTTTAAGTACAAAAAATTTGACTACATCTTATATGAAAAATATAGACGTACCTTGCTTTAAACTAAATGGTTACATAGTTTGGGGAGCAACCGCGATGATTTTGAGCGAGATTAAAGATTTGGTTAAATGTATTAATTCGTAA
- a CDS encoding lysophospholipid acyltransferase family protein yields the protein MKLYKQDPFGNALFLKKFLIRILGLISHGRYQGFNKLEIEGSEILRNLPDKNVLFVSNHQTYFADVAAMLHVFNASLSGRDDSIKNVGYIWQPKLNIYYVAALETMKSGILPKIFAYTGSISIERTWRSKGKDVKRQVKMSDISNIEKALNDGWVITFPQGTTTPFKPIRRGTAFIIKEAKPIVIPIVIDGFRRAYDKTGLQLKKRNILQSMVIKPPMEINYENDTIAEIVEKLEYAIEQHPSFLKVLTPEEYAKQEAELDKKRKFWKSS from the coding sequence ATGAAATTATACAAACAAGATCCTTTTGGTAATGCTTTATTTCTAAAAAAGTTCTTGATACGAATACTTGGATTAATATCTCACGGACGTTATCAGGGTTTCAATAAACTAGAAATTGAAGGTTCAGAAATTCTTCGAAATTTACCCGATAAAAATGTTTTATTTGTTTCCAACCATCAAACTTATTTTGCAGATGTAGCGGCTATGCTACATGTTTTCAATGCCTCGCTAAGCGGCAGAGATGACTCCATTAAAAATGTCGGATATATTTGGCAACCCAAATTAAACATCTATTATGTTGCCGCATTAGAGACCATGAAGTCTGGTATCTTACCAAAAATATTTGCTTATACAGGTTCAATTTCCATAGAACGTACATGGAGAAGTAAAGGAAAAGATGTTAAACGACAGGTAAAAATGTCGGACATTAGCAATATTGAAAAAGCCCTTAACGATGGTTGGGTAATTACGTTTCCACAAGGCACCACAACGCCTTTTAAACCGATAAGACGGGGCACAGCTTTTATCATAAAAGAAGCCAAACCTATTGTTATACCTATTGTTATTGACGGATTTAGAAGAGCTTATGACAAAACGGGCTTACAACTTAAAAAACGAAACATTTTACAATCTATGGTGATAAAGCCACCAATGGAAATTAATTACGAAAACGATACTATTGCAGAAATTGTTGAAAAATTAGAGTATGCTATTGAGCAACATCCTTCGTTTTTAAAAGTACTGACACCAGAGGAATACGCCAAACAAGAAGCCGAACTCGATAAAAAAAGAAAATTTTGGAAATCATCTTAA
- a CDS encoding Dps family protein — protein METTVLGLNETKINKLTTDLNELLANYQVYYQNLRGLHWNIKGKNFFQLHEKFEELYNDSQVKIDEIAERILTLEGTPLHTFEDYSNTANVPVGKDISNDTEAVKLTVKSLKELIAIERAILDKSAEADDEGTNAMMSDFISEQEKTVWMFKAWLG, from the coding sequence ATGGAAACAACGGTATTAGGATTAAACGAAACGAAAATAAACAAATTGACAACCGATTTAAATGAGTTACTTGCCAATTACCAAGTATATTATCAAAACTTGAGAGGATTGCATTGGAACATTAAAGGGAAGAACTTCTTTCAATTGCACGAAAAATTTGAAGAATTGTACAACGATTCGCAAGTTAAGATCGACGAAATTGCCGAACGTATTTTAACTTTGGAGGGTACACCCTTACACACTTTTGAAGATTATTCAAATACCGCCAATGTACCGGTTGGGAAAGATATTTCCAACGATACCGAAGCGGTTAAGCTGACAGTAAAATCTCTAAAAGAGTTAATTGCTATTGAGCGTGCTATTTTAGATAAATCCGCCGAGGCCGACGATGAGGGTACCAACGCTATGATGAGCGACTTTATCTCCGAACAAGAAAAAACGGTTTGGATGTTTAAGGCTTGGTTGGGATAA
- a CDS encoding hydrogen peroxide-inducible genes activator has protein sequence MTITQLTYVLAVAEYKNFTLASEKCFVTQPTLSMQIQKLEEELDVTIFNRKKKPIALTPIGEKIIEQAKVIVNESNRINDIVDQQKGFIGGEFKLGIIPTVMPSLLPLFLKTFIKKYPKINLIIEELTTEDIIKKLVDGHLDAGIAATPLEINVIKERPLYYEPFVGFLNDNHRLFNADELSVEDLEIDDILLLEDGHCFKDNILNLCNSLKKEDPHHFRLESGSFDTLIKLTKEGMGMTLLPYLQTHDLKEKDKKLVRSFKNPTPSREISIIYHKSQLKIQLIDALKEVIDGIIRGVIAFSDVKIISPLKK, from the coding sequence ATGACTATTACTCAACTTACCTACGTGCTTGCCGTGGCGGAATATAAAAATTTTACTTTGGCTTCTGAAAAATGTTTTGTTACTCAACCGACATTAAGTATGCAAATACAAAAATTGGAAGAGGAACTTGACGTAACTATTTTCAATCGTAAAAAGAAACCCATTGCATTAACCCCTATTGGCGAAAAAATAATTGAACAGGCCAAAGTTATTGTTAATGAGAGTAATAGAATAAATGATATAGTAGATCAACAAAAAGGGTTTATTGGAGGTGAGTTTAAATTGGGAATAATACCAACGGTAATGCCTTCACTATTACCTCTATTTTTAAAAACATTCATAAAAAAATATCCTAAAATTAATTTAATAATCGAAGAGTTAACCACTGAAGATATTATTAAAAAGTTAGTTGACGGTCATTTAGACGCTGGTATTGCGGCCACCCCTTTGGAAATTAATGTTATAAAGGAACGTCCGTTATATTATGAACCTTTTGTGGGTTTTTTGAATGATAATCATAGGCTTTTTAATGCAGATGAATTATCCGTAGAAGATTTAGAAATTGATGATATTTTGTTATTAGAAGATGGTCATTGCTTTAAGGATAACATTCTTAATTTGTGCAATAGTTTAAAAAAAGAGGACCCACATCATTTTAGGTTAGAAAGTGGTAGTTTCGATACCTTAATAAAATTGACCAAAGAAGGTATGGGTATGACACTACTGCCCTATTTACAAACACATGATTTAAAAGAAAAAGATAAAAAACTAGTAAGGTCATTTAAAAACCCAACGCCTTCAAGAGAAATAAGTATCATTTACCATAAGTCACAACTAAAAATTCAATTAATTGATGCCTTAAAAGAAGTAATTGATGGTATAATTAGGGGTGTAATAGCCTTTAGCGATGTTAAAATAATTAGTCCGCTTAAAAAATAA